The Oikeobacillus pervagus DNA segment TGAAAGATATGACCGTGTAATCTCTGTATGGAGTGATGCAAAAGATGTTATTCAAGGGAAATTGATGAAAACCCTTGATAATACAAACCCGATCTTCATGATGAGTGATTCAGGAGCCCGTGGTAATGCCTCTAACTTCACTCAGTTAGCAGGTATGCGTGGTCTCATGGCCAACCCGGCTGGTCGAATTATCGAATTACCAATTAAATCAAGTTTCCGTGAAGGGTTAACTGTGTTAGAGTACTTTATCTCCACACATGGAGCACGTAAAGGTCTAGCGGATACAGCCTTAAAAACAGCTGACTCAGGTTACTTAACACGTCGTCTAGTAGATGTGGCACAAGATGTCATCGTCCGAGATGATGATTGTGGAACAGACCGCGGTTTATTAATCCGTTCACTTAAAGAAGGGACAGAAATTATTGAGCCGTTAGTAGAACGCCTAGTTGGACGTTATTCCAGAAAAACAATCAAGCATCCAGAAACAGGCGAAATTTTGGCGAAAGAAAATGATTTAATTGATGAAGATACAGCACTAAAAATTGTTAATGCGGGTATTGAGGAAGTTTGGATTCGCTCTGCCTTTACATGTAATACACGTCATGGTGTTTGTAAGCGATGCTATGGACGTAACCTCGCAACAGGTCAGGAAGTTGAAGTGGGTGAAGCAGTTGGAATCATAGCTGCCCAATCAATAGGAGAACCTGGTACACAGTTAACGATGCGTACTTTCCATACAGGTGGGGTTGCTGGAGACGATATCACTCAAGGTTTGCCTCGTATTCAAGAATTATTTGAAGCGCGGAATCCAAAAGGGCAAGCAGTTATTTCCGAAATTGACGGTGTCGTAACAGCTATTAACGAAGGTCGCGATCGTCAACAAGAGATTGTCATTACAGGTGAGGTAGAATCAAGAACCTATAATGCACCTTATACCGCACGTCTAAAAGTGGGCGTGAATGATGTAATTGAACGTGGTCAAGAGCTTACAGAAGGTTCTATAGATCCTAAGGAATTGTTGAAAGCGAAGGATGTATCCTCTGTACAAGAATATTTATTATTGGAAGTACAAAAGGTTTACCGGATGCAAGGGGTTGAAATCGGTGATAAGCATATAGAAGTAATGGTTCGCCAAATGCTTCGTAAAGTGCGTGTCATTGATGCGGGTGAAACTGATGTATTGCCTGGTTCATTACTTGATATTCATCAATTTAGAGATGCAAACTCAAAAGCTCTTCTTGAGGGAAAAGTTCCTGCAACAGGTCGACCAGTCTTGTTAGGTATTACAAAAGCTTCTCTTGAAACAGATTCATTCTTGTCTGCTGCCTCCTTCCAAGAAACAACTCGAGTACTAACGGATGCAGCAATCAAAGGTAAACGCGATGAGTTACTAGGATTGAAGGAAAATGTAATCATCGGGAAACTGGTTCCGGCTGGTACAGGTATGCAAAGATATCGAAGATCTGAGCCGGTTATAATCGAAGAAAAAACGGAAGACACAGTCACAATCGAAAGTTAAAATGATACGATGTCGGTTTTCCGACATCGTATCAAAAATATATTGTTGACACGAAAAATATTAAGTGATAATATATTCAAGGTGCTCCTATGTTACCTTGTTACTTTGGAGGATAAAAATTTGTCTTATGAAAAAGTAGCACAGGCTGAAAACATAAAAATAGGAACAAAGCAAACAGTGAAAGCTCTCGAATCTGGCAAAGCCATTGAAGTGTTTGTTGCACAAGATGCAGATCCTTATTTAATAAATGAAATAAGAAAGACTGCTAAGAAATATCATGTAACAATCACAAATGTTGACTCAATGAAGAAGCTTGGAAAAGCTTCTAAAATAGATGTTGGGGCTGCTGTTGTAGCAATCGTTAGTAAATAAATGTTTTTGTAGTAAACTACAAAAACATTGTTTTTAACTAAAAATGAGCCACCTGGATGTGTGGGCTTAAAATTTGAGAAGGGAGGATCTTTATATGCCTACAATTAATCAGTTAGTGCGTAAACCTCGTAAAACTAAAGCAACAACTTCAAAATCACCAGCGCTTAATAAAGGTTACAATAGTTTCAAAAAGATGCAAACAAATGTATCTTCACCTCAAAAGCGCGGTGTTTGTACTCGTGTTGGTACAATGACACCGAAAAAACCGAACTCAGCATTACGTAAATATGCGCGTGTTCGTTTAACAAATGGAATTGAAGTTACAGCTTATATTCCTGGTATTGGACATAACTTACAAGAACACAGCGTAGTACTTATTCGCGGTGGTCGTGTAAAAGACTTACCAGGGGTTCGTTATCATATTGTTCGTGGTGCTCTTGATACAGCAGGTGTTGAAACACGTAGACAAGGCCGTTCTAAATATGGTACAAAGAAACCAAAAGAGAAAAAATAATAGCTTATCCTATATGAACATAAACTGAAAGGAGGAAATCACATGCCACGTAAAGGTCCTGTAGCTAAGAGAGATGTATTACCAGATCCAATTTACAACTCAAAGCTTGTAACTCGTCTTATCAATAAACTAATGGTAGACGGTAAAAGAGGAACATCTCAAAAAATTCTTTACGCATCATTTGATATCATTCGTGAGCGCACAGGTAAAGATCCAATGGAAGTATTTGATCAAGCGCTTAAAAACATCATGCCAGTATTAGAGGTTAAAGCACGCCGTGTGGGTGGTGCTAACTACCAAGTACCTGTAGAAGTTCGTCCAGAACGTCGTACAACTTTAGGTCTTCGCTGGTTAGTTAATTATTCACGTCTTCGTGGAGAAAAAACAATGGAAGAACGTTTAGCAAACGAAATTCTAGATGCAGCTAATAACAGTGGAGCATCTGTTAAGAAACGTGAAGATACACATAAAATGGCAGAAGCTAATAAAGCTTTCGCTCATTATCGTTGGTAATTTTTTAAATAAAACACAAACAAATTAGGAAGGAGAAAAACATCCATGACTAGAGAGTTCTCCTTAGAAAATACTCGAAATATCGGGATCATGGCACATATCGATGCCGGTAAAACGACTACTACTGAGCGTATCCTTTATTATACAGGTCGTATCCATAAACTTGGTGAAACACATGAAGGTGCGTCTCAAATGGACTGGATGGCTCAAGAACAAGAACGCGGTA contains these protein-coding regions:
- a CDS encoding 50S ribosomal protein L7ae-like protein, which gives rise to MSYEKVAQAENIKIGTKQTVKALESGKAIEVFVAQDADPYLINEIRKTAKKYHVTITNVDSMKKLGKASKIDVGAAVVAIVSK
- the rpsG gene encoding 30S ribosomal protein S7, which translates into the protein MPRKGPVAKRDVLPDPIYNSKLVTRLINKLMVDGKRGTSQKILYASFDIIRERTGKDPMEVFDQALKNIMPVLEVKARRVGGANYQVPVEVRPERRTTLGLRWLVNYSRLRGEKTMEERLANEILDAANNSGASVKKREDTHKMAEANKAFAHYRW
- the rpsL gene encoding 30S ribosomal protein S12, whose translation is MPTINQLVRKPRKTKATTSKSPALNKGYNSFKKMQTNVSSPQKRGVCTRVGTMTPKKPNSALRKYARVRLTNGIEVTAYIPGIGHNLQEHSVVLIRGGRVKDLPGVRYHIVRGALDTAGVETRRQGRSKYGTKKPKEKK